A window of the Dunckerocampus dactyliophorus isolate RoL2022-P2 chromosome 21, RoL_Ddac_1.1, whole genome shotgun sequence genome harbors these coding sequences:
- the pcolce2b gene encoding procollagen C-endopeptidase enhancer 2b isoform X1, protein MRRVCAALCARCLQLAFLLTGICAQSQHRPSFTCGGNLTGESGIIGSQGYPGVYPPNTKCVWRITVPEGKVAVLSFRFLDLENDSLCRYDYVDVYSGHVNGQRLGRFCGTFKPGALVSTGNKMTLQMVSDANTAGSGFLSVFSAAQPHERGEQYCGGRLDKPSGTFTTPNWPDRDYPAGVTCSWHIVAPKNQIIEVKFEKFDVERDNYCRYDHVSIFNGAEINDAKKIGKYCGDSPPAPVLSEGNQLVIQFLSDLSLTADGFIGHYKFRPKKFSITTTPPPTTTQPATSRPIPLKHSVALCRQKCKRRGTLESNFCSSNFAITGTVISAVPRGGSVSATVSIINVYKEGNLAIQQAGKTMSTKILILCKKCPFVRRGLNYIFMGHVDQDGRGTVGPQHFVLAFKSKNQKALGTLKNKRC, encoded by the exons ATGAGGAGAGTGTGCGCTGCTTTGTGTGCACGCTGTCTGCAGCTCGCCTTCCTCCTCACTGGAATCTGTGCGCAGTCCCAGCACAG ACCATCTTTTACATGCGGGGGGAACCTCACGGGAGAGTCGGGAATCATTGGGAGCCAAGGATACCCAGGAGTTTACCCCCCTAACACTAAATGTGTGTGGAGGATCACA GTCCCAGAGGGGAAAGTGGCGGTGCTGTCCTTCCGCTTCCTGGATCTGGAGAACGACAGCCTGTGTCGCTACGACTACGTGGACGTGTACAGCGGCCACGTCAACGGCCAGCGGCTGGGCCGCTTCTGTGGCACCTTCAAGCCGGGGGCGCTGGTTTCCACGGGCAACAAGATGACGCTGCAGATGGTGTCGGATGCCAACACGGCCGGGAGCGGTTTCCTGTCTGTCTTCTCTGCTGCGCAGCCGCACGAGAGAG GGGAGCAGTACTGTGGCGGCAGACTGGACAAACCTTCTGGAACCTTCACAACCCCCAACTGGCCTGACAGGGACTACCCAGCTGGCGTCACATGCTCATGGCACATCGTGGCGCCGAAGAACCAG ATCATTGAAGTCAAGTTTGAGAAGTTTGACGTGGAGAGAGACAACTACTGCCGCTACGACCACGTCTCCATTTTTAATGGCGCCGAAATCAACGATGCCAAGAAGATTGGGAAATACTGCGGAGACAGCCCCCCAGC GCCCGTCCTGTCTGAGGGCAACCAGCTCGTCATCCAGTTTCTGTCTGACCTCAGCCTGACGGCAGACGGCTTCATCGGCCACTACAAGTTCCGACCCAAGAAGTTCTCCATCACCACCACGCCGCCCCCCACCACCACGCAGCCTGCCACCAGCAGGCCCATAC CTCTCAAGCACTCAGTGGCTCTGTGTCGGCAGAAATGCAAAAGACGAGGAACGCTGGAGAGCAACTTTTGCTCCAGCAACTTTG CGATCACCGGCACGGTCATCTCGGCCGTGCCGAGAGGAGGCAGCGTGTCGGCCACGGTGTCCATCATTAACGTGTACAAAGAAGGCAACCTGGCCATCCAGCAGGCGGGAAAGACCATGAGCACCAAGATCCTCATCCTGTGTAAGAAGTGTCCCTTCGTCAGACGAG GCTTGAACTACATCTTCATGGGCCACGTGGACCAGGACGGCCGCGGGACGGTGGGTCCCCAGCACTTTGTCCTGGCCTTCAAGAGCAAGAACCAGAAGGCACTCGGCACCCTTAAGAACAAACGCTGCTGA
- the pcolce2b gene encoding procollagen C-endopeptidase enhancer 2b isoform X3 → MRRVCAALCARCLQLAFLLTGICAQSQHRPSFTCGGNLTGESGIIGSQGYPGVYPPNTKCVWRITVPEGKVAVLSFRFLDLENDSLCRYDYVDVYSGHVNGQRLGRFCGTFKPGALVSTGNKMTLQMVSDANTAGSGFLSVFSAAQPHERGEQYCGGRLDKPSGTFTTPNWPDRDYPAGVTCSWHIVAPKNQIIEVKFEKFDVERDNYCRYDHVSIFNGAEINDAKKIGKYCGDSPPAPVLSEGNQLVIQFLSDLSLTADGFIGHYKFRPKKFSITTTPPPTTTQPATSRPIPLKHSVALCRQKCKRRGTLESNFCSSNFGLNYIFMGHVDQDGRGTVGPQHFVLAFKSKNQKALGTLKNKRC, encoded by the exons ATGAGGAGAGTGTGCGCTGCTTTGTGTGCACGCTGTCTGCAGCTCGCCTTCCTCCTCACTGGAATCTGTGCGCAGTCCCAGCACAG ACCATCTTTTACATGCGGGGGGAACCTCACGGGAGAGTCGGGAATCATTGGGAGCCAAGGATACCCAGGAGTTTACCCCCCTAACACTAAATGTGTGTGGAGGATCACA GTCCCAGAGGGGAAAGTGGCGGTGCTGTCCTTCCGCTTCCTGGATCTGGAGAACGACAGCCTGTGTCGCTACGACTACGTGGACGTGTACAGCGGCCACGTCAACGGCCAGCGGCTGGGCCGCTTCTGTGGCACCTTCAAGCCGGGGGCGCTGGTTTCCACGGGCAACAAGATGACGCTGCAGATGGTGTCGGATGCCAACACGGCCGGGAGCGGTTTCCTGTCTGTCTTCTCTGCTGCGCAGCCGCACGAGAGAG GGGAGCAGTACTGTGGCGGCAGACTGGACAAACCTTCTGGAACCTTCACAACCCCCAACTGGCCTGACAGGGACTACCCAGCTGGCGTCACATGCTCATGGCACATCGTGGCGCCGAAGAACCAG ATCATTGAAGTCAAGTTTGAGAAGTTTGACGTGGAGAGAGACAACTACTGCCGCTACGACCACGTCTCCATTTTTAATGGCGCCGAAATCAACGATGCCAAGAAGATTGGGAAATACTGCGGAGACAGCCCCCCAGC GCCCGTCCTGTCTGAGGGCAACCAGCTCGTCATCCAGTTTCTGTCTGACCTCAGCCTGACGGCAGACGGCTTCATCGGCCACTACAAGTTCCGACCCAAGAAGTTCTCCATCACCACCACGCCGCCCCCCACCACCACGCAGCCTGCCACCAGCAGGCCCATAC CTCTCAAGCACTCAGTGGCTCTGTGTCGGCAGAAATGCAAAAGACGAGGAACGCTGGAGAGCAACTTTTGCTCCAGCAACTTTG GCTTGAACTACATCTTCATGGGCCACGTGGACCAGGACGGCCGCGGGACGGTGGGTCCCCAGCACTTTGTCCTGGCCTTCAAGAGCAAGAACCAGAAGGCACTCGGCACCCTTAAGAACAAACGCTGCTGA
- the zgc:92594 gene encoding E3 ubiquitin/ISG15 ligase TRIM25: MASSHPHQSNVLQEELTCPVCLDVYHDPHLLPCGHNFCKMCLDRLRHEADRSRFRCPECRNSHRCNISFQRNFKLANIADDFRSRRRVSATAADSADKISKERVTWTIPQGSFPCDYCPPPSAATSASADGASGSSGDTQEGAGASGMAVRMCLKCEVCMCQEHVKPHLELPAFREHPLTEPMSDLCKRKCRDHDELYKYYCLDDKVCVCNACTVEGRHLGHTVKTLKNTMKDLKMALDKQMCRVGKKDSVAKRKLQEQKQKERQNKKFMEDSEECLARLRLELEGKVDSFVGRLLECTRTSSETNAPAIHKNISRICQDLERLREVRCSIWGLQQENDPFSFIEAYKTTGRRCSKLLRKNMFYPEYVDMEPELLGVMMEEEMRKFLDEEIPCYIVAAINSICRLSNVEEDDERIHNQEATRETDDDDDDDDDNDDDDDVLDDSSEEEMRSEGEEEEEEDEGHDLSELAEDLYIPEEDDEELEEEEDREEEEEEEDQEEEENQEEEEDYEDDEDGEERRH, from the exons ATGGCGTCAAGCCACCCGCACCAGTCCAATGTCCTGCAGGAGGAGCTCACCTGCCCAGTGTGCTTGGATGTCTACCACGACCCCCACCTGCTTCCGTGCGGCCACAACTTCTGTAAGATGTGCCTGGATCGGCTGCGGCATGAAGCAGATCGCAGCCGCTTCCGCTGTCCAGAGTGCCGCAACAGCCACCGCTGCAACATCAGCTTCCAGAGGAACTTCAAGCTCGCCAACATTGCTGACGACTTCCGCTCTCGCCGCAGAGTGAGCGCCACCGCTGCCGACTCGGCCGATAAGATTTCAAAAGAGCGTGTCACGTGGACTATCCCACAAGGTTCTTTTCCATGCGACTACTGCCCGCCACCCAGCGCCGCAACCTCTGCCTCTGCGGATGGCGCTTCTGGTTCTTCAGGCGACACGCAGGAAGGTGCTGGCGCCTCCGGCATGGCGGTGAGGATGTGCCTCAAGTGTGAGGTGTGCATGTGCCAGGAGCACGTCAAGCCACATCTCGAGCTGCCGGCCTTTCGAGAGCATCCGCTGACAGAACCCATGAGCGACCTCTGCAAGAGGAAGTGCCGTGACCATGACGAGCTTTACAA gtaCTACTGCCTGGACGACAAGGTGTGCGTGTGCAACGCCTGCACAGTAGAAGGACGACACTTGGGCCACACCGTGAAGACCCTGAAGAACACCATGAAAGACCTGAAG ATGGCGCTAGACAAGCAGATGTGCagggtggggaagaaggacagcgTGGCCAAGCGGAAGCTCCAGGAGCAGAAACAGAAGGAGAGACAGAACAAG AAGTTCATGGAGGACTCTGAGGAGTGCCTGGCCAGGCTGCGTCTGGAACTGGAGGGCAAAGTGGACAGCTTTGTGGGCCGACTACTGGAGTGCACGCGTACCAGCTCCGAGACCAACGCCCCCGCCATCCACAAGAACATCTCCCGCATCTGCCAGGACCTGGAACGACTCCGTGAGGTGCGCTGCAGCATCTGGGGCCTCCAGCAGGAGAACGACCCCTTCAGCTTCATCGAG GCCTACAAAACCACGGGAAGACG ATGCTCCAAGCTGCTGAGGAAGAACATGTTCTACCCGGAATACGTGGACATGGAGCCAGAGCTTCTGGGCGTCATGATGGAGGAGGAAATGCGCAAGTTTCTGGATGAGGAAATACCGTGTTACATCGTGGCCGCCATCAACTCCATCT GTCGACTCTCCAACGTGGAAGAGGATGACGAGCGCATCCACAACCAGGAAGCGACCAGGGAGAcagacgacgacgacgacgatgatgatgacaacGATGACGACGACGACGTCCTCGACGATAGCAGCGAGGAAGAGATGAGGAGCGAGGgcgaagaggaggaagaggaggatgaagggCATGACCTGAGTGAGCTGGCTGAAGATCTTTACATCCCTGAGGAGGATGACGAGgaattggaggaggaggaagatcgggaggaggaggaggaggaggaagatcaggaggaggaggaaaatcaggaggaggaggaagactaTGAAGATGATGAGGATGGGGAGGAAAGAAGGCACTAA
- the pcolce2b gene encoding procollagen C-endopeptidase enhancer 2b isoform X2, producing the protein MCVEDHSPRGESGGAVLPLPGSGERQPVSLRLRGRVQRPRQRPAAGPLLWHLQAGGAGFHGQQDDAADGVGCQHGRERFPVCLLCCAAARERPLVAPQGSSTVAADWTNLLEPSQPPTGLTGTTQLASHAHGTSWRRRTRSLKSSLRSLTWRETTTAATTTSPFLMAPKSTMPRRLGNTAETAPQRRPVLSEGNQLVIQFLSDLSLTADGFIGHYKFRPKKFSITTTPPPTTTQPATSRPIPLKHSVALCRQKCKRRGTLESNFCSSNFAITGTVISAVPRGGSVSATVSIINVYKEGNLAIQQAGKTMSTKILILCKKCPFVRRGLNYIFMGHVDQDGRGTVGPQHFVLAFKSKNQKALGTLKNKRC; encoded by the exons ATGTGTGTGGAGGATCACA GTCCCAGAGGGGAAAGTGGCGGTGCTGTCCTTCCGCTTCCTGGATCTGGAGAACGACAGCCTGTGTCGCTACGACTACGTGGACGTGTACAGCGGCCACGTCAACGGCCAGCGGCTGGGCCGCTTCTGTGGCACCTTCAAGCCGGGGGCGCTGGTTTCCACGGGCAACAAGATGACGCTGCAGATGGTGTCGGATGCCAACACGGCCGGGAGCGGTTTCCTGTCTGTCTTCTCTGCTGCGCAGCCGCACGAGAGAG GCCACTCGTTGCTCCACAGGGGAGCAGTACTGTGGCGGCAGACTGGACAAACCTTCTGGAACCTTCACAACCCCCAACTGGCCTGACAGGGACTACCCAGCTGGCGTCACATGCTCATGGCACATCGTGGCGCCGAAGAACCAG ATCATTGAAGTCAAGTTTGAGAAGTTTGACGTGGAGAGAGACAACTACTGCCGCTACGACCACGTCTCCATTTTTAATGGCGCCGAAATCAACGATGCCAAGAAGATTGGGAAATACTGCGGAGACAGCCCCCCAGCGTAG GCCCGTCCTGTCTGAGGGCAACCAGCTCGTCATCCAGTTTCTGTCTGACCTCAGCCTGACGGCAGACGGCTTCATCGGCCACTACAAGTTCCGACCCAAGAAGTTCTCCATCACCACCACGCCGCCCCCCACCACCACGCAGCCTGCCACCAGCAGGCCCATAC CTCTCAAGCACTCAGTGGCTCTGTGTCGGCAGAAATGCAAAAGACGAGGAACGCTGGAGAGCAACTTTTGCTCCAGCAACTTTG CGATCACCGGCACGGTCATCTCGGCCGTGCCGAGAGGAGGCAGCGTGTCGGCCACGGTGTCCATCATTAACGTGTACAAAGAAGGCAACCTGGCCATCCAGCAGGCGGGAAAGACCATGAGCACCAAGATCCTCATCCTGTGTAAGAAGTGTCCCTTCGTCAGACGAG GCTTGAACTACATCTTCATGGGCCACGTGGACCAGGACGGCCGCGGGACGGTGGGTCCCCAGCACTTTGTCCTGGCCTTCAAGAGCAAGAACCAGAAGGCACTCGGCACCCTTAAGAACAAACGCTGCTGA